In a single window of the Papaver somniferum cultivar HN1 chromosome 8, ASM357369v1, whole genome shotgun sequence genome:
- the LOC113301962 gene encoding two-component response regulator ARR11-like, producing the protein MDNTKSLIEDVDSIIERLSLLCSTSSNRATSHREFREGLRALVVADSIACRLITSLMLRKYDYQVTGVKNGFEALKMLREMPGYFDLVISDVHMPEMSGFQLLQCILQEFATLPVFLMSGDDDREMMTRGIQNGAAFYLTKPLTYSDIEKLWQHVFTKNMETKNMRKTESRGQNSLPRKNQKISNIGGSSSEANDQNQKIGNIGGSQYSFSSFQEESRDSSFQGFNAQSLLLPANNNQKLATPAHQTSLDHNASIESEQPINPKNIATVSHSNTTISGNEFMSDPNFNISEYLVDGDTHDPQNIATISHCNTTISGNELMSDPNFNISEYLVDGDTDDQQNIATTSHCNTTISGNELMSDPSFNISEYLVDGDTDDQQNIATTSHCNTTISGNEFMTELNFNISEYLVDGDTDDSDII; encoded by the exons ATGGATAATACTAAATCGTTGATTGAAGATGTCGATTCCATTATTGAGAGGCTGTCATTACTTTGCAGTACTAGTTCTAATAGAGCTACTAGTCATAGAGAATTTCGTGAAGGTCTTCGCGCATTGGTGGTAGCAGATAGCATAGCGTGCCGATTGATTACTTCGCTGATGCTTAGAAAGTATGATTATCAAG TGACTGGTGTTAAAAACGGGTTTGAAGCTTTAAAAATGCTTAGAGAGATGCCAGGTTACTTTGATCTTGTCATAAGTGATGTACATATGCCCGAGATGAGTGGGTTTCAACTACTTCAGTGCATATTGCAGGAATTCGCCACTCTTCCCGTGTTTC TGATGTCCGGCGATGACGATCGTGAAATGATGACAAGAGGAATCCAAAATGGTGCCGCTTTTTATCTGACCAAGCCTCTGACTTATTCTGACATTGAGAAGTTATGGCAACATGTTTTTACAAAGAATATGGAaaccaaaaacatgagaaaaacagAAAGTCGTGGACAAAATTCGTTGCCGCGCAAAAATCAAAAGATTAGTAACATTGGTGGATCATCATCTGAAGCTAATGACCAGAATCAAAAGATTGGTAACATTGGTGGATCTCAATATTCATTTTCATCATTCCAAGAAGAGTCAAGAGACAGTAGCTTTCAAGGTTTTAACGCTCAATCATTATTACTTCCCGCAAACAACAATCAAAAGTTAGCGACACCAGCACATCAAACATCGCTTGATCATAATGCTTCTATTGAGAGCGAACAACCTATTAATCCGAAGAACATCGCTACCGTCAGTCACAGCAACACAACCATTTCAGGCAACGAATTTATGTCCGACCCCAACTTCAACATAAGCGAGTATTTAGTGGATGGTGATACTCATGATCCGCAGAACATCGCTACCATCAGTCATTGCAACACGACCATTTCAGGCAACGAATTAATGTCCGACCCCAACTTCAACATAAGCGAGTATTTGGTGGATGGTGATACTGATGATCAGCAGAACATCGCTACCACCAGTCACTGCAACACGACCATTTCAGGCAACGAATTAATGTCCGACCCCAGCTTCAACATAAGCGAGTATTTGGTGGATGGTGATACTGATGATCAGCAGAACATCGCTACCACCAGTCATTGCAACACGACCATTTCTGGCAACGAATTTATGACCGAACTCAACTTCAACATAAGCGAGTATTTGGTGGATGGTGATACTGATGATAGTGACATCATTTAG